The nucleotide window TACCAATAAGGAAGTTTTTAGCAGGATTTGTAGACAGCTCCTCAATTGTTTGGGAGGATAGTGATAAATTAAATCCTTGACCTAATAATATATGCTAAAATAGATGCACATTGCTCTCAATACACGCGCGCTGGCAGCGCGTGGCGCAGTTACTTTTCGTATaacaaatttaatttaacaccAAGTGTAATgctttaatatttgttaaatcATAAAATGATTTTAAGGCTGACCTCTACTTCTTTAGGTTGCTTTTCTGGTTTGAGCGGTGCGCTGTGTGTTGGTTGCTGTGGCGTGAAGGAGCACGAAGGCTGAGGCTCTAGTACGAGCTGCTGAGTTTTCACAGGTGGCTGGGAGGCAACCTTAGGGCTCTTCTGCAAATCTGACACAATGCCTTCGACATTCTGAACACGTATCTGCGGCGGATGCGCTACATTTGTTTGAGTAACACAAGCTGGTGGTCTTGGAGCCAGCCATGACGTGGGCACCGCAGGTGGAACCAGAGGCGGCTGTTgtgttattttcaaagtttgatCATTAACCTTAGAACTATGGTTATGGAGTTGTGGTTCTGGCAATTGCTGATTCGTTTTGTTATGTGACGTTTCTTTTGGTTTATTTGCTTCTACTTCAGGGACaggtataatttttttatcaagttCTAACGTTTGTGGGATTTGTTCTAATCTTACATTTGTTTTTGGTTGTTCTTTTTGTGCTTTACTGTTTTGAATAGGAGGTACTTGCGTTGGTAGTTGTTCGTGAAATGGAATGGATGGCAATTGGTTTAGAGGTAGATTTGAAGCAGTAGTTGTAGATATAACTGCAGCATTGTgcatattttcattttctattattGCCACAGCATTACTTGGTTTGGGTAACTCTGGAATAGTCGGCGAAACGTCATCTCTACTTTGGGAGAAATCAGTACTATCACAACAAGAAAGCTCCTCGAGACTTTGAACTAAATCTAGCGCGGACGCCTCGTGATAATCTGTAGAACACGGAGACGTGTCGTCACTTGTATCGTCTGTATCATCAGGTCTCTGTGAACTTTTACTACTTGGAACAAAAGCTAAACTAGATGTCACATCGATAGAAATATCAGCATTCAACGATTCCTCACTTTGAGTAGACGATTTTCTATTACCAGAAGAGTCAATGGCACTAACTTTTGCATCTTCACTAACCACATCGTTCACTGTAACAGTTGACATTGGAACATCAGTTTTTTGTGTATTGGTTTCGTTGTTATTTTTGTCACCTGGTTCATTTGCACTATCCGGATTGTTTTCCTCTGATTTAAAACTGCTGTTGTTAACATAATTCTCCAGTTTAGCTTGTTCGACCACTGGTAAACTCATATACTGTGGTATAGCATAATCTAAATCCGTTAGGGGTGTATAATGAACACCATCTTCCTGTAACGGTGCTTCAAAATTAGGAGAATAATATTCGAAAGCAGcattttcattacaataaacGGACCAGGGGTCGTTTGAAGGAATTAAAGGCAATCCATCATAATACAGTTCAGGGTTTATATATTCCGGTTTGTAATCCCACGAAGGAACGAACGAATCTTCAAAAGCTAGGTAGTTTTCTGGCAGCATCACCACATTTGGGTTTAATTGCCTTGAATCTAGTGCATACGAACCGTCGTAGAATGGGTTGTTGAGCACAAGCGGGGGAGGCTGTATAGGCGTGCATTCCACTGTCACTTCAGCAAATAATCTGTACTTAGATAAATCAGGTTCAGATCGTCTATGTCGGAAGACACGTGAGTCTATTTCGTGAGCGATATTTGCAGCGTAAATATCCGATACGTCAAAACTATGAGTTCTTCGTAAATAGCTTTCTGGTGGCAACTGATAATCAATTTTTGGGCCGCCTTCGATAAGTTCTACTTCATCATCGTACAATCCTTCGTAAGTTGGCACACCCACGTTGTTTATTTCGTGTAAGGCATCCGCATCGTATGTTTGGCTGGTCGTGCTGGATGCAACTGTGGGGTCACCGTTGTCACATGCAGCATCACTAGGTAGTAATAACACGTGCGGAAGGGCGGGTGGGGGTCCGCAGAACAGGAGGTTATTGGGGGGTGGACGCGGCGGCTGGGCAGCCATGGCTCCGGGGACAGGCCGCCCACAGCCCGACGCGGTGGACTACTATTTCAGCGCGCCAGAGACGCGCCGGGCGGCCGGCTCAGCTTTGCGACTGACTGAAGGCGTTCCGAGTGACGAAGGCGAACACAAATAGAACGGGCGCAAGCGCGAGGAGGTCGCCGTCTCTCGCGCACATCTTCACGGGCGAAGGCGCACGCGCACTCGCAAGCCAAACCCGTCCCGCGTGTAATCCCAAACAGGCACGCTGACGTTTTACGCTTTATTCTGGTTCCGCACGTTGCTTACGATGTACTACATGTATTATGCTAGTGAGGAGAAGACAGGTTTACGGGTGGacactttttgtggttttggcGAGGTTTGGATATTACGAATCACACCATCCTTTCGCACTTCCTCTAAGTTTAAAAAAGAAACCGTAGGACTCACCTGTTCAGGGGGTGAACGTGGGGAGGACTCGTCGCGGTGATGTCTCCTCCGCCTGTGTGAAGTTGGTGAACGCCGGTGATGTGACCGTTTGGAACGTTCATTTCTCCGCCTCCACGAGTGCTCCGAGCTGTGAAATCATCGATCGGTAGGCTGTAGGGTTAGTGAATAGGACAAGAAAGTGTAACGTATGCAACGAACGTTTAGGTGAGGTCCGTGTGCGTTTATTAAGAGCTTTCTTGGCCGAGGCATTACTAACGTTGGCGAGCGTTTTCCATGAGCAGAATGTGGATCTAACAGCTGTGCGAGGTGGTCAGGTGGCGGCAGGCAGCAAACGCTCAGCAGCGCC belongs to Helicoverpa zea isolate HzStark_Cry1AcR chromosome 11, ilHelZeax1.1, whole genome shotgun sequence and includes:
- the LOC124634356 gene encoding serine/threonine-protein kinase Doa isoform X1, producing the protein MAAQPPRPPPNNLLFCGPPPALPHVLLLPSDAACDNGDPTVASSTTSQTYDADALHEINNVGVPTYEGLYDDEVELIEGGPKIDYQLPPESYLRRTHSFDVSDIYAANIAHEIDSRVFRHRRSEPDLSKYRLFAEVTVECTPIQPPPLVLNNPFYDGSYALDSRQLNPNVVMLPENYLAFEDSFVPSWDYKPEYINPELYYDGLPLIPSNDPWSVYCNENAAFEYYSPNFEAPLQEDGVHYTPLTDLDYAIPQYMSLPVVEQAKLENYVNNSSFKSEENNPDSANEPGDKNNNETNTQKTDVPMSTVTVNDVVSEDAKVSAIDSSGNRKSSTQSEESLNADISIDVTSSLAFVPSSKSSQRPDDTDDTSDDTSPCSTDYHEASALDLVQSLEELSCCDSTDFSQSRDDVSPTIPELPKPSNAVAIIENENMHNAAVISTTTASNLPLNQLPSIPFHEQLPTQVPPIQNSKAQKEQPKTNVRLEQIPQTLELDKKIIPVPEVEANKPKETSHNKTNQQLPEPQLHNHSSKVNDQTLKITQQPPLVPPAVPTSWLAPRPPACVTQTNVAHPPQIRVQNVEGIVSDLQKSPKVASQPPVKTQQLVLEPQPSCSFTPQQPTHSAPLKPEKQPKEVESSRARSSVKDDKDGHLVYWPGYVMGARYKIIDTLGEGTFGKVVEVKDLELEHRMALKIIKNVEKYREAAKLEINVLEKLAEVDPDCKNLCVKMLDWFEYHGHMCIAFEMLGQSVFDFLKDNNYQPYPLEQVRHIAYQLIYSVLFLHDNKLTHTDLKPENILFVDSDYEVVSVYNASKKKHDLMRVKRSDVRLIDFGSATFDHEHHSTIVSTRHYRAPEVILELGWTQPCDVWSIGCIMFELYLGITLFQTHDNREHLAMMERILGPIPYRMARKTKTKYFYHGKLDWDEKSSAGRYVRENCKPLMRYLQSNSEEARQLFELIARMLEYEPSQRITLREALSHPFFNKLPHHQRLGNDRLRCNGESSTSRERSHSLSR
- the LOC124634356 gene encoding serine/threonine-protein kinase Doa isoform X2, coding for MAAQPPRPPPNNLLFCGPPPALPHVLLLPSDAACDNGDPTVASSTTSQTYDADALHEINNVGVPTYEGLYDDEVELIEGGPKIDYQLPPESYLRRTHSFDVSDIYAANIAHEIDSRVFRHRRSEPDLSKYRLFAEVTVECTPIQPPPLVLNNPFYDGSYALDSRQLNPNVVMLPENYLAFEDSFVPSWDYKPEYINPELYYDGLPLIPSNDPWSVYCNENAAFEYYSPNFEAPLQEDGVHYTPLTDLDYAIPQYMSLPVVEQAKLENYVNNSSFKSEENNPDSANEPGDKNNNETNTQKTDVPMSTVTVNDVVSEDAKVSAIDSSGNRKSSTQSEESLNADISIDVTSSLAFVPSSKSSQRPDDTDDTSDDTSPCSTDYHEASALDLVQSLEELSCCDSTDFSQSRDDVSPTIPELPKPSNAVAIIENENMHNAAVISTTTASNLPLNQLPSIPFHEQLPTQVPPIQNSKAQKEQPKTNVRLEQIPQTLELDKKIIPVPEVEANKPKETSHNKTNQQLPEPQLHNHSSKVNDQTLKITQQPPLVPPAVPTSWLAPRPPACVTQTNVAHPPQIRVQNVEGIVSDLQKSPKVASQPPVKTQQLVLEPQPSCSFTPQQPTHSAPLKPEKQPKEVESSRARSSVKDDKDGHLVYWPGYVMGARYKIIDTLGEGTFGKVVEVKDLELEHRMALKIIKNVEKYREAAKLEINVLEKLAEVDPDCKNLCVKMLDWFEYHGHMCIAFEMLGQSVFDFLKDNNYQPYPLEQVRHIAYQLIYSVLFLHDNKLTHTDLKPENILFVDSDYEVVSVYNASKKKHDLMRVKRSDVRLIDFGSATFDHEHHSTIVSTRHYRAPEVILELGWTQPCDVWSIGCIMFELYLGITLFQTHDNREHLAMMERILGPIPYRMARKTKTKYFYHGKLDWDEKSSAGRYVRENCKPLMRYLQSNSEEARQLFELIARMLEYEPSQRITLREALSHPFFNKLPHHQRLGHQFTRPSFLRQ